A single Chloroflexota bacterium DNA region contains:
- a CDS encoding sugar phosphate isomerase/epimerase, whose protein sequence is MKIACQENKVPGETFQEKIDNLERFGFAGVELMHGRLAERLSEVKQALSNSSVQASTVCTGSEHDLLGVTKDDRAARMERFRGLLALAGELGLVGVIAVPVRGRDPIFPDLSPYQSGADLERNLYVELLREAGESAAREGTNILVEPLNRYETHLANTLADGAALCAAADHPNVNIMADFFHMSIEEADIAASIRDAAQYVKHVHLADSNRTQPGTGHTEFNSGFAALQEIGFDGFMALECGITGDPEESLPATAAYLKSCMA, encoded by the coding sequence ATGAAGATCGCCTGTCAGGAGAACAAGGTACCGGGAGAGACGTTCCAGGAGAAGATCGACAACTTGGAGCGCTTCGGCTTTGCAGGCGTGGAGTTGATGCACGGCCGGTTGGCGGAGCGGCTGTCGGAGGTCAAGCAGGCGCTCAGCAACAGCAGCGTGCAGGCCAGCACGGTCTGCACCGGCTCGGAACACGATCTGCTGGGCGTGACCAAGGACGACCGCGCCGCGCGCATGGAGCGTTTCCGCGGGTTGCTGGCGCTGGCCGGTGAACTGGGTCTCGTGGGCGTCATCGCGGTGCCGGTGCGGGGGCGCGATCCAATCTTCCCAGATCTTTCACCCTATCAGTCCGGCGCGGACCTGGAGCGCAATCTCTACGTTGAGTTGCTGCGCGAGGCGGGTGAGAGCGCCGCGCGGGAGGGTACGAATATCCTCGTGGAGCCGCTCAATCGCTATGAAACGCACCTGGCCAATACGCTCGCCGACGGCGCTGCCCTCTGTGCGGCGGCGGACCATCCCAACGTCAATATCATGGCCGACTTCTTCCACATGAGCATCGAGGAAGCGGACATTGCGGCCAGCATCCGCGATGCGGCGCAATACGTGAAACACGTCCATCTCGCCGATAGCAACCGCACCCAACCCGGCACAGGCCACACGGAGTTCAATTCCGGCTTTGCCGCCCTGCAGGAGATCGGCTTCGACGGCTTCATGGCGCTGGAGTGCGGCATTACCGGCGATCCGGAAGAGTCCTTGCCGGCCACGGCAGCCTACTTGAAGAGCTGCATGGCGTAG